Sequence from the Sphingomonas sp. SORGH_AS_0950 genome:
CCGCGATGTCCCTTCGCCAGATGCGCACTTTCATCGAAGTCTATCGCCGTCGGTCGCTTAGCGACGCGGCGCGCGCGCTCGGCATCACACAGCCGGCGGCGTCCCAGCACATCGCCTCGCTTGAGGCGCAACTCGGCCATCTGCTTTTCGACCGCCATTCGCGCGGCGTCCGTCCCACGGCGATCGCGGACGATTTCGCCGCTTCGATTGGCGGCAGCCTCGATAAGGCCGAAGCCGCATTGGCATCGGCACGCGCGCGGTCGGTTCGCATTTCGGGCACGGTCCACATCGCCGCGCCATCCGACCTTCTCGGTGAAATGATCACGCCAAGGCTCGGGCCGTTGCTCGGCGCCGGGCTTGATCTGCGCCTGCATATCGGTGGGCGCGATGCGCTTTATGCCATGCTGCTTGACGATAAGGTGCACCTTGGCATCACCGCATCCCAGCCCGAAGACGCGCGACTCGCCTATCAGGAGATCGGCAAGGAAGACCTGCGCGCCGTGGCCGCACCCGCCATAGCCGAGCGGATTACGCGCATGCCGCTGCGTGAAGCGCTTAAT
This genomic interval carries:
- a CDS encoding LysR family transcriptional regulator produces the protein MATIHKSIYGTAMSLRQMRTFIEVYRRRSLSDAARALGITQPAASQHIASLEAQLGHLLFDRHSRGVRPTAIADDFAASIGGSLDKAEAALASARARSVRISGTVHIAAPSDLLGEMITPRLGPLLGAGLDLRLHIGGRDALYAMLLDDKVHLGITASQPEDARLAYQEIGKEDLRAVAAPAIAERITRMPLREALNTVPYLAYDLDRPLVRNWLEANQIEVATLPALTAPDLRVLRSGLCSGLGWTVLPGYLTSSECTACTLVEIAAPVRVPANALYLVWAKSSLRHPRVALARDALIGALQA